From one Macaca nemestrina isolate mMacNem1 chromosome 5, mMacNem.hap1, whole genome shotgun sequence genomic stretch:
- the LOC105489159 gene encoding large ribosomal subunit protein eL42-like — translation MILLHRREPRNARVSDAVSHFHHIDNSPAAKIVNVPKTRRTFCKKCGKHQPHKLTQYKKGKDSLYAQGKRRYDRKQSGYGGQTKPIFRKKAKTTKKIVLRLECVELNCRSKRMLAIKRCKHFELGGDKKRKGQVIQF, via the exons ATGATATTGTTGCACAG GCGAGAGCCGCGCAACGCCAGGGTATCGGACGCCGTTTCTCACTTTCATCATATAGACAACAGCCCTGCTGCAAAGATCGTCAACGTACCTAAAACCCGAAGAACCTTCTGTAAGAAGTGTGGCAAGCATCAGCCTCACAAACTGACACAGTATAAGAAGGGCAAGGATTCTTTGTATGCCCAGGGAAAGAGGCGCTATGATCGGAAGCAGAGTGGCTATGGTGGGCAGACAAAGCCAATTTTCCGGAAGAAGGCTAAGACCACAAAGAAGATTGTGCTAAGGCTGGAATGTGTTGAGCTTAACTGCAGATCCAAGAGGATGCTGGCCATTAAGAGATGCAAGCATTTTGAACTGGGAGGAGATAAGAAGAGAAAGGGCCAAGTGATCCAGTTCTAA